A genome region from Perca fluviatilis chromosome 20, GENO_Pfluv_1.0, whole genome shotgun sequence includes the following:
- the LOC120548885 gene encoding probable cell division protein kinase ECU08_0230, whose protein sequence is MNKYLTGAVIGEGTYGTVYKATCQKTGKEFALKCHKRGVEDATVRELSCLTVLQGHPYVIQIHECVIHNGMMAMLMSYAPYTLSNVIHSGHLCHEQVRALEIIPLSFVARFSVQVAEALSYMHRLNLVHRDLTPFNVLLTEDLTVQVADMGLSRHSCKWMSTHVVTEAYRAPELFVEGGTSEYTCAIDMWSLGVMIVDAMEGRVAFARTWESTYHIIVRTLCPRDHPDASLMPWDPKTLMPKVMECALVKRIVFQLLAFHANERLLAHALLKDTEWTEAAHMTKEDRDLVRDRIYRQRV, encoded by the coding sequence ATGAATAAGTACCTGACAGGCGCAGTAATCGGCGAAGGCACCTATGGAACCGTATACAAAGCCACGTGTCAAAAAACTGGAAAAGAGTTTGCCTTGAAATGTCACAAGCGCGGCGTAGAGGATGCAACCGTGAGAGAGCTATCCTGTCTCACGGTACTACAGGGCCACCCTTATGTGATCCAGATCCATGAATGTGTCATCCACAATGGAATGATGGCCATGCTCATGTCCTACGCACCCTACACATTGTCGAACGTGATTCACAGTGGACACCTGTGTCACGAGCAAGTCCGAGCGCTAGAGATTATTCCGTTGAGTTTCGTGGCTCGTTTTTCAGTTCAAGTGGCTGAAGCACTGTCGTACATGCACAGACTGAACCTGGTGCACCGGGACCTGACGCCATTCAACGTGCTGCTGACAGAAGATCTAACCGTACAAGTCGCTGACATGGGCCTCTCTAGACATTCCTGTAAGTGGATGAGCACACATGTGGTGACGGAGGCGTACAGGGCCCCTGAATTGTTTGTTGAAGGTGGCACCTCAGAGTACACTTGTGCCATAGACATGTGGAGCCTCGGGGTAATGATTGTCGACGCCATGGAAGGGAGAGTGGCATTCGCGAGGACTTGGGAGTCCACGTACCATATTATTGTGAGGACATTGTGCCCCAGAGACCACCCCGATGCATCACTCATGCCTTGGGACCCTAAGACCCTGATGCCCAAGGTGATGGAGTGTGCACTGGTCAAAAGGATTGTCTTCCAATTGTTGGCTTTTCACGCGAACGAGAGACTTTTAGCTCACGCGCTGCTGAAGGACACCGAATGGACTGAGGCTGCTCATATGACCAAAGAAGACAGAGACCTGGTCAGAGACCGGATCTATCGACAGCGGGTGTAA
- the LOC120549592 gene encoding stromal cell-derived factor 1-like has product MDVKLLALMALLSVATRLLTSNAKPISLQQRCSCRSILNTVPKRYVKALEFLHIPNCPFQVIAKLKDNREVCINPETKWLQQYLNNDFDKVQTSSRNKNKKNNKKI; this is encoded by the coding sequence ATGGATGTCAAACTGCTGGCACTGATGGCTCTGCTGTCCGTGGCCACACGTCTACTAACCTCCAACGCAAAGCCCATCAGTCTGCAACAGCGGTGCTCTTGTCGTTCAATCCTGAACACGGTTCCTAAACGCTACGTCAAAGCGCTCGAGTTCCTCCACATACCCAACTGCCCCTTCCAAGTCATTGCCAAGCTAAAGGACAACAGGGAGGTTTGCATCAACCCGGAGACCAAGTGGCTGCAGCAGTACTTAAATAACGACTTTGACAAGGTGCAGACATCTAGCAGAAAcaagaacaagaaaaacaacaagaaaatcTAA